From the genome of Symphalangus syndactylus isolate Jambi chromosome 7, NHGRI_mSymSyn1-v2.1_pri, whole genome shotgun sequence, one region includes:
- the SLC7A13 gene encoding solute carrier family 7 member 13, protein MDRGEKIQLKRVFGYCWGTSFLLINIIGAGIFVSPKGVLAYSCMNVGVSLCVWAGCAILAMTSTLCSAEISISFPCSGAQYYFLKRYFGSTVAFLNLWTSLFLGSGVVAGQALLLAEYSIQPFFPSCSAPKLPKKCLALAMLWIVGILISRGVKEVTWLQIASSVLKVSILSFISLTGVVFLIRGKKENVERFQNAFDAEFPDISHLIQAIFQGYFAYSGGACFTLIAGELKKPRTTIPKCIFTALPLVTVVYLLVNISYLTVLTPREILSSDAVAITWADRVFPSLAWIMPFAISTSLFSNLLISIFKSSRPIYLASQEGQLPLLFNTLNSHSSPFTAVLLLVTLGSLAIILTSLIDLINYIFFTGSLWSILLMIGLLRRRYQEPNLSIPYKVFLPFPLATIVIDVGLVVIPLVKSPNVHYVYVLLLVLSGLLFYIPLIHFKIRLAWFEKMTCYLQLLFNICLPDVSEEQMSEAQTLKKIAF, encoded by the exons ATGGATAGAGGGGAGAAAATACAGCTCAAGAGAGTGTTTGGATATTGCTGGGGCACGAGTTTTTTGCTTATTAATATCATTGGTGCAGGAATTTTTGTGTCCCCCAAAGGTGTGTTGGCATACTCTTGCATGAACGTGGGAGTCTCCCTGTGCGTTTGGGCTGGCTGTGCCATACTGGCCATGACATCAACTCTTTGCTCTGCAGAGATAAGTATAAGCTTCCCATGCAGTGGAGCTCAATACTATTTTCTCAAGAGATACTTTGGCTCCACGGTTGCTTTTTTGAATCTCTGGACATCCTTGTTTTTGGGGTCAGGGGTAGTTGCTGGCCAAGCTCTGCTCCTTGCTGAGTACAGCATTCAGCCTTTTTTTCCCAGCTGCTCTGCCCCAAAGCTGCCTAAGAAATGTCTGGCATTGGCCATGTTGTGGATTGTAGGAATTCTGATTTCTCGTGGTGTGAAAGAAGTGACTTGGCTTCAGATAGCTAGCTCAGTGCTGAAAGTGTCCATACTTAGCTTCATTTCCCTAACTGGAGTAGTGTTCCTGATAAGAGGGAAAAAGGAGAATGTAGAACGGTTTCAGAATGCTTTTGATGCTGAATTTCCAGATATTTCTCACCTTATACAAGCCATCTTCCAAGGATATTTTGCATATTCAGGCGGGGCATGCTTTACGCTTATAGCAG GGGAGCTGAAGAAACCCAGAACAACAATTCCCAAATGCATATTTACTGCGTTACCTCTGGTGACGGTAGTTTACTTACTGGTTAACATTTCCTATCTGACTGTTCTGACACCCAGGGAAATTCTCTCTTCAG aTGCTGTAGCTATCACATGGGCTGATCGAGTTTTTCCCTCATTAGCATGGATTATGCCTTTTGCTATTTCTACCTCATTATTTAGCAACCTTCTGATTTCTATATTTAAATCATCGAGACCAATATATCTTGCAAGCCAAGAGGGCCAGCTGCCTTTGCTATTTAATACACTTAATAGTCACTCCTCTCCATTTACAGCTGTGCTACTACTTGTCACTTTGGGATCCCTTGCAATTATCTTAACAAGTCTAATTGATTTGATAAACTATATTTTTTTCACGGGTTCATTATGGTCTATATTATTAATGATAGGACTACTAAGGCGGAGATACCAGGAACCCAATCTGTCTATACCTTATAAG GTGTTTTTGCCATTTCCATTAGCAACAATAGTTATCGACGTGGGCTTGGTTGTGATACCATTGGTAAAGTCTCCAAATGTGCATTATGTCTACGTGCTTCTGTTAGTTCTCAGCGGATTACTATTTTACATacctttaatacattttaaaataagattggcTTGGTTTGAGAAGATGACTTGCTATTTACAATTACTATTTAATATTTGCCTCCCTGATGTGTCTGAAGAACAGATGTCAGAAGCGCAAACTCTTAAAAAAATAGCCTTCTAA